The Neodiprion fabricii isolate iyNeoFabr1 chromosome 4, iyNeoFabr1.1, whole genome shotgun sequence genome window below encodes:
- the LOC124181387 gene encoding protein hu-li tai shao isoform X5 has protein sequence MLHLTVGVNIVHQALINTVIKHADFMEDYPDEGSLEWVLAGGGARMADTSQQELSEPHTNGAVDGLTEEEKSKMRPADIDADMREMERRKRVEMMMNSRLFREELERIIETQMKDGGAGPSGLLQQISDMMGAQGARFNSNVFKSSNCVVPINDIRGVESMGYAKGEKLLRCKLAAVFRLLDLYGWTQGVGGHITARLNQDQEHFLVNPYGLLYHEVTASSLVKVDMQGSVVEQGTTNFGVHITGFQLHSTIHAARPDIKCIIHITTPSVIAVSSLKCGLLPLGQESIVIGEVSTHQYIGGVVELEEKEKISRNLGPVNKIMFLTNRGALCCGETVEEAFYNVYNTVLACETQLKLIPVGIDNLTLVSEESRKAIFEASRKPPVPHHASVAEPSPLADKLEKRWRIGGTEFEALMRMLDNAGFRTGYIYRHPLIKGEPPRPRNDVEVPPAVSSLGYLLEEEELYKQGLWKGGRKGTDRSRWLNSPNVYQKVEILETGTPDPKKITKWVDQSAEEWVTDGSPTHSSTPVKIESALQFVPKNTNPKEFKQLQQQIKDYRRADKISAGPQSHILEGVTWDEAKKMQDATISATGEQVVLVGAASKGIIQRGFQHNAMVYKTPYAKNPFDAITDQELDQYKKDVERKQKGDPYDESQSESEALSSFNVSRATHESSTAKSPIQSPVSVTSETEEESRDEPRVLRIETKQVPAPSQPEVVLSDGENTVNGDHSDAHHSTFSQSSKEGSMSQDVSVSEESPKKEKKKKKGLRTPSFLKKKKEKKKSVEA, from the exons ATGCTGCATCTCACTGTCGGTGTAAATATAGTTCATCAAGCACTCATAAACACTGTAATAAAGCATGCCGATTTTATGGAGGATTATCCGGATGAAGGCTCGTTG gAGTGGGTGTTAGCTGGGGGTGGTGCGAGGATGGCGGACACGAGTCAGCAGGAGCTCTCGGAGCCGCACACTAACGGGGCAGTAGATGGCCTCaccgaagaagaaaaaagcaaaatgcGGCCTGCGGATATAGATGCT GATATGCGTGAAATGGAGAGAAGGAAGAGGGTCGAGATGATGATGAACTCTAGACTCTTCCGAGAAGAATTGGAGCGAATTATTGAAACACAGATGAAAGACGGGGGGGCGGGACCTTCCGGACTCCTTCAACAAATATCTGATATGATGGGGGCACAAGGTGCTCGCTTCAACTCAAATGTGTTCAAAA GTTCAAACTGCGTGGTGCCTATAAATGACATTCGAGGAGTCGAGAGTATGGGATATGCTAAAGGTGAAAAACTGCTACGATGCAAGCTAGCTGCTGTGTTCAGATTGCTTGATCTCTACGGATGGACGCAGGGTGTCGGAGGCCACATTACAGCACGTCTGAATCAAGATCAGGAACACTTTTTGGTCAATCCTTATGGTCTTCTCTATCACGAAGTCACTGCGTCTAGTTTGGTCAAAGTAGATATGCAGGGATCTGTCGTTGAGCAGGGAACGACCAACTTTGGTGTACATATTACCGGATTTCAGTTACATTCAACAATACACGCTGCTAGACCCGACATCAAATGCATTATCCACATCACCACTCCGTCCGTTATAGCT GTTTCATCTTTGAAGTGCGGGTTGTTGCCTCTTGGCCAGGAAAGTATAGTAATCGGAGAGGTAAGCACGCACCAATATATCGGTGGCGTCGTCGAGcttgaggaaaaagaaaagatatcAAGAAATTTAGGTCCAGTGAACAAGATAATGTTTTTAACAAATCGCGGGGCATTGTGCTGCGGGGAGACTGTAGAGGAGGCATTTTACAATGTTTACAATACAGTTTTGGCTTGTGAAACGCAACTGAAACTAATACCAGTTGGTATCGACAACCTTACCCTTGTTTCGGAGGAATCAAGAAAGGCCATATTCGAAGCATCCAGAAAGCCCCCTGTTCCACACCATGCCTCAGTTGCCGAACCATCGCCTCTAGCTGACAAACTAGAAAAACGCTGGCGTATTGGTGGAACAGAATTTGAGGCGCTCATGAGAATGCTTGACAACGCC GGTTTTCGCACTGGCTACATTTACAGACATCCATTGATCAAAGGAGAACCCCCAAGACCGCGTAACGACGTTGAGGTACCTCCAGCAGTGTCTTCCTTGGGCTACCTTCTAGAGGAAGAGGAGCTTTACAAACAGGG GCTGTGGAAGGGAGGTCGGAAAGGAACTGACAGATCACGCTGGCTTAACTCACCGAATGTTTATCAAAAGGTTGAAATCTTGGAGACCGGCACCCCAGACCCGAAGAAGATAACTAAG TGGGTGGATCAAAGTGCTGAGGAG TGGGTGACGGATGGCTCGCCAACACATAGCAGTACCCCTGTCAAGATCGAAAGTGCTCTACAATTTGTACCCAAAAATACGAATCCCAAGGAATTCAAGCAGCTTCAACAACAG ATTAAAGATTATCGTCGGGCAGACAAAATATCTGCTGGTCCGCAATCGCACATACTTGAAGGAGTAACTTGGGACGAAGCCAAAAAAATGCAG GATGCTACAATCAGTGCGACTGGCGAACAAGTTGTGTTGGTTGGAGCAGCTAGCAAGGGTATCATTCAGAGAGGATTCCAGCATAATGCAATGGTGTACAAAACTCCGTACGCGAAGAATCCGTTTGATGCTATAACGGACCAAGAACTTGATCAATACAAAAAGGATGTGGAGCGCAAACAGAAGGGAGATCCTT ATGACGAATCGCAATCTGAATCTGAAGCTTTGTCGTCTTTCAATGTAAGCCGTGCCACCCATGAATCCAGCACTGCCAAAAGCCCAATCCAATCACCTGTCTCTGTAACGTCAGAGACAGAAGAGGAAAGCAGAGATG aaCCACGAGTATTACGAATAGAAACGAAGCAAGTACCTGCGCCAAGTCAGCCCGAGGTTGTACTCAGTGATG GAGAAAACACAGTGAATGGCGACCATTCCGACGCACATCACAGTACCTTCTCCCAAAGCAGCAAAGAG GGTTCCATGTCGCAGGATGTGAGCGTTAGCGAGGAGTCCCccaaaaaagagaagaagaagaagaagggacTGAGGACGCCATCTTTCcttaagaaaaagaaggaaaagaagaagtcTGTCGAGGCGTAG
- the LOC124181387 gene encoding protein hu-li tai shao isoform X6, with amino-acid sequence MLHLTVGVNIVHQALINTVIKHADFMEDYPDEGSLEWVLAGGGARMADTSQQELSEPHTNGAVDGLTEEEKSKMRPADIDADMREMERRKRVEMMMNSRLFREELERIIETQMKDGGAGPSGLLQQISDMMGAQGARFNSNVFKSSNCVVPINDIRGVESMGYAKGEKLLRCKLAAVFRLLDLYGWTQGVGGHITARLNQDQEHFLVNPYGLLYHEVTASSLVKVDMQGSVVEQGTTNFGVHITGFQLHSTIHAARPDIKCIIHITTPSVIAVSSLKCGLLPLGQESIVIGEVSTHQYIGGVVELEEKEKISRNLGPVNKIMFLTNRGALCCGETVEEAFYNVYNTVLACETQLKLIPVGIDNLTLVSEESRKAIFEASRKPPVPHHASVAEPSPLADKLEKRWRIGGTEFEALMRMLDNAGFRTGYIYRHPLIKGEPPRPRNDVEVPPAVSSLGYLLEEEELYKQGLWKGGRKGTDRSRWLNSPNVYQKVEILETGTPDPKKITKWVTDGSPTHSSTPVKIESALQFVPKNTNPKEFKQLQQQIKDYRRADKISAGPQSHILEGVTWDEAKKMQDATISATGEQVVLVGAASKGIIQRGFQHNAMVYKTPYAKNPFDAITDQELDQYKKDVERKQKGDPYDESQSESEALSSFNVSRATHESSTAKSPIQSPVSVTSETEEESRDEPRVLRIETKQVPAPSQPEVVLSDGENTVNGDHSDAHHSTFSQSSKEGSMSQDVSVSEESPKKEKKKKKGLRTPSFLKKKKEKKKSVEA; translated from the exons ATGCTGCATCTCACTGTCGGTGTAAATATAGTTCATCAAGCACTCATAAACACTGTAATAAAGCATGCCGATTTTATGGAGGATTATCCGGATGAAGGCTCGTTG gAGTGGGTGTTAGCTGGGGGTGGTGCGAGGATGGCGGACACGAGTCAGCAGGAGCTCTCGGAGCCGCACACTAACGGGGCAGTAGATGGCCTCaccgaagaagaaaaaagcaaaatgcGGCCTGCGGATATAGATGCT GATATGCGTGAAATGGAGAGAAGGAAGAGGGTCGAGATGATGATGAACTCTAGACTCTTCCGAGAAGAATTGGAGCGAATTATTGAAACACAGATGAAAGACGGGGGGGCGGGACCTTCCGGACTCCTTCAACAAATATCTGATATGATGGGGGCACAAGGTGCTCGCTTCAACTCAAATGTGTTCAAAA GTTCAAACTGCGTGGTGCCTATAAATGACATTCGAGGAGTCGAGAGTATGGGATATGCTAAAGGTGAAAAACTGCTACGATGCAAGCTAGCTGCTGTGTTCAGATTGCTTGATCTCTACGGATGGACGCAGGGTGTCGGAGGCCACATTACAGCACGTCTGAATCAAGATCAGGAACACTTTTTGGTCAATCCTTATGGTCTTCTCTATCACGAAGTCACTGCGTCTAGTTTGGTCAAAGTAGATATGCAGGGATCTGTCGTTGAGCAGGGAACGACCAACTTTGGTGTACATATTACCGGATTTCAGTTACATTCAACAATACACGCTGCTAGACCCGACATCAAATGCATTATCCACATCACCACTCCGTCCGTTATAGCT GTTTCATCTTTGAAGTGCGGGTTGTTGCCTCTTGGCCAGGAAAGTATAGTAATCGGAGAGGTAAGCACGCACCAATATATCGGTGGCGTCGTCGAGcttgaggaaaaagaaaagatatcAAGAAATTTAGGTCCAGTGAACAAGATAATGTTTTTAACAAATCGCGGGGCATTGTGCTGCGGGGAGACTGTAGAGGAGGCATTTTACAATGTTTACAATACAGTTTTGGCTTGTGAAACGCAACTGAAACTAATACCAGTTGGTATCGACAACCTTACCCTTGTTTCGGAGGAATCAAGAAAGGCCATATTCGAAGCATCCAGAAAGCCCCCTGTTCCACACCATGCCTCAGTTGCCGAACCATCGCCTCTAGCTGACAAACTAGAAAAACGCTGGCGTATTGGTGGAACAGAATTTGAGGCGCTCATGAGAATGCTTGACAACGCC GGTTTTCGCACTGGCTACATTTACAGACATCCATTGATCAAAGGAGAACCCCCAAGACCGCGTAACGACGTTGAGGTACCTCCAGCAGTGTCTTCCTTGGGCTACCTTCTAGAGGAAGAGGAGCTTTACAAACAGGG GCTGTGGAAGGGAGGTCGGAAAGGAACTGACAGATCACGCTGGCTTAACTCACCGAATGTTTATCAAAAGGTTGAAATCTTGGAGACCGGCACCCCAGACCCGAAGAAGATAACTAAG TGGGTGACGGATGGCTCGCCAACACATAGCAGTACCCCTGTCAAGATCGAAAGTGCTCTACAATTTGTACCCAAAAATACGAATCCCAAGGAATTCAAGCAGCTTCAACAACAG ATTAAAGATTATCGTCGGGCAGACAAAATATCTGCTGGTCCGCAATCGCACATACTTGAAGGAGTAACTTGGGACGAAGCCAAAAAAATGCAG GATGCTACAATCAGTGCGACTGGCGAACAAGTTGTGTTGGTTGGAGCAGCTAGCAAGGGTATCATTCAGAGAGGATTCCAGCATAATGCAATGGTGTACAAAACTCCGTACGCGAAGAATCCGTTTGATGCTATAACGGACCAAGAACTTGATCAATACAAAAAGGATGTGGAGCGCAAACAGAAGGGAGATCCTT ATGACGAATCGCAATCTGAATCTGAAGCTTTGTCGTCTTTCAATGTAAGCCGTGCCACCCATGAATCCAGCACTGCCAAAAGCCCAATCCAATCACCTGTCTCTGTAACGTCAGAGACAGAAGAGGAAAGCAGAGATG aaCCACGAGTATTACGAATAGAAACGAAGCAAGTACCTGCGCCAAGTCAGCCCGAGGTTGTACTCAGTGATG GAGAAAACACAGTGAATGGCGACCATTCCGACGCACATCACAGTACCTTCTCCCAAAGCAGCAAAGAG GGTTCCATGTCGCAGGATGTGAGCGTTAGCGAGGAGTCCCccaaaaaagagaagaagaagaagaagggacTGAGGACGCCATCTTTCcttaagaaaaagaaggaaaagaagaagtcTGTCGAGGCGTAG
- the LOC124181387 gene encoding protein hu-li tai shao isoform X2 — protein sequence MLHLTVGVNIVHQALINTVIKHADFMEDYPDEGSLEWVLAGGGARMADTSQQELSEPHTNGAVDGLTEEEKSKMRPADIDADMREMERRKRVEMMMNSRLFREELERIIETQMKDGGAGPSGLLQQISDMMGAQGARFNSNVFKSSNCVVPINDIRGVESMGYAKGEKLLRCKLAAVFRLLDLYGWTQGVGGHITARLNQDQEHFLVNPYGLLYHEVTASSLVKVDMQGSVVEQGTTNFGVHITGFQLHSTIHAARPDIKCIIHITTPSVIAVSSLKCGLLPLGQESIVIGEVSTHQYIGGVVELEEKEKISRNLGPVNKIMFLTNRGALCCGETVEEAFYNVYNTVLACETQLKLIPVGIDNLTLVSEESRKAIFEASRKPPVPHHASVAEPSPLADKLEKRWRIGGTEFEALMRMLDNAGFRTGYIYRHPLIKGEPPRPRNDVEVPPAVSSLGYLLEEEELYKQGLWKGGRKGTDRSRWLNSPNVYQKVEILETGTPDPKKITKWVTDGSPTHSSTPVKIESALQFVPKNTNPKEFKQLQQQIKDYRRADKISAGPQSHILEGVTWDEAKKMQDATISATGEQVVLVGAASKGIIQRGFQHNAMVYKTPYAKNPFDAITDQELDQYKKDVERKQKGDPYDESQSESEALSSFNVSRATHESSTAKSPIQSPVSVTSETEEESRDEPRVLRIETKQVPAPSQPEVVLSDEPTAATVVADSPLVQQAQIQQVEQQSLSIIQQKPPVDATTEFLNEMRRSAVSEPRNDLNRRGENTVNGDHSDAHHSTFSQSSKEGSMSQDVSVSEESPKKEKKKKKGLRTPSFLKKKKEKKKSVEA from the exons ATGCTGCATCTCACTGTCGGTGTAAATATAGTTCATCAAGCACTCATAAACACTGTAATAAAGCATGCCGATTTTATGGAGGATTATCCGGATGAAGGCTCGTTG gAGTGGGTGTTAGCTGGGGGTGGTGCGAGGATGGCGGACACGAGTCAGCAGGAGCTCTCGGAGCCGCACACTAACGGGGCAGTAGATGGCCTCaccgaagaagaaaaaagcaaaatgcGGCCTGCGGATATAGATGCT GATATGCGTGAAATGGAGAGAAGGAAGAGGGTCGAGATGATGATGAACTCTAGACTCTTCCGAGAAGAATTGGAGCGAATTATTGAAACACAGATGAAAGACGGGGGGGCGGGACCTTCCGGACTCCTTCAACAAATATCTGATATGATGGGGGCACAAGGTGCTCGCTTCAACTCAAATGTGTTCAAAA GTTCAAACTGCGTGGTGCCTATAAATGACATTCGAGGAGTCGAGAGTATGGGATATGCTAAAGGTGAAAAACTGCTACGATGCAAGCTAGCTGCTGTGTTCAGATTGCTTGATCTCTACGGATGGACGCAGGGTGTCGGAGGCCACATTACAGCACGTCTGAATCAAGATCAGGAACACTTTTTGGTCAATCCTTATGGTCTTCTCTATCACGAAGTCACTGCGTCTAGTTTGGTCAAAGTAGATATGCAGGGATCTGTCGTTGAGCAGGGAACGACCAACTTTGGTGTACATATTACCGGATTTCAGTTACATTCAACAATACACGCTGCTAGACCCGACATCAAATGCATTATCCACATCACCACTCCGTCCGTTATAGCT GTTTCATCTTTGAAGTGCGGGTTGTTGCCTCTTGGCCAGGAAAGTATAGTAATCGGAGAGGTAAGCACGCACCAATATATCGGTGGCGTCGTCGAGcttgaggaaaaagaaaagatatcAAGAAATTTAGGTCCAGTGAACAAGATAATGTTTTTAACAAATCGCGGGGCATTGTGCTGCGGGGAGACTGTAGAGGAGGCATTTTACAATGTTTACAATACAGTTTTGGCTTGTGAAACGCAACTGAAACTAATACCAGTTGGTATCGACAACCTTACCCTTGTTTCGGAGGAATCAAGAAAGGCCATATTCGAAGCATCCAGAAAGCCCCCTGTTCCACACCATGCCTCAGTTGCCGAACCATCGCCTCTAGCTGACAAACTAGAAAAACGCTGGCGTATTGGTGGAACAGAATTTGAGGCGCTCATGAGAATGCTTGACAACGCC GGTTTTCGCACTGGCTACATTTACAGACATCCATTGATCAAAGGAGAACCCCCAAGACCGCGTAACGACGTTGAGGTACCTCCAGCAGTGTCTTCCTTGGGCTACCTTCTAGAGGAAGAGGAGCTTTACAAACAGGG GCTGTGGAAGGGAGGTCGGAAAGGAACTGACAGATCACGCTGGCTTAACTCACCGAATGTTTATCAAAAGGTTGAAATCTTGGAGACCGGCACCCCAGACCCGAAGAAGATAACTAAG TGGGTGACGGATGGCTCGCCAACACATAGCAGTACCCCTGTCAAGATCGAAAGTGCTCTACAATTTGTACCCAAAAATACGAATCCCAAGGAATTCAAGCAGCTTCAACAACAG ATTAAAGATTATCGTCGGGCAGACAAAATATCTGCTGGTCCGCAATCGCACATACTTGAAGGAGTAACTTGGGACGAAGCCAAAAAAATGCAG GATGCTACAATCAGTGCGACTGGCGAACAAGTTGTGTTGGTTGGAGCAGCTAGCAAGGGTATCATTCAGAGAGGATTCCAGCATAATGCAATGGTGTACAAAACTCCGTACGCGAAGAATCCGTTTGATGCTATAACGGACCAAGAACTTGATCAATACAAAAAGGATGTGGAGCGCAAACAGAAGGGAGATCCTT ATGACGAATCGCAATCTGAATCTGAAGCTTTGTCGTCTTTCAATGTAAGCCGTGCCACCCATGAATCCAGCACTGCCAAAAGCCCAATCCAATCACCTGTCTCTGTAACGTCAGAGACAGAAGAGGAAAGCAGAGATG aaCCACGAGTATTACGAATAGAAACGAAGCAAGTACCTGCGCCAAGTCAGCCCGAGGTTGTACTCAGTGATG AACCAACAGCAGCTACCGTTGTCGCGGATTCTCCTTTGGTTCAACAGGCACAAATTCAGCAAGTAGAACAACAATCTCTATCTATTATCCAGCAGAAACCTCCAG TGGACGCAACGACAGAGTTCCTTAACGAGATGCGACGCTCTGCAGTAAGCGAACCACGAAATGATCTCAACAGGCGAG GAGAAAACACAGTGAATGGCGACCATTCCGACGCACATCACAGTACCTTCTCCCAAAGCAGCAAAGAG GGTTCCATGTCGCAGGATGTGAGCGTTAGCGAGGAGTCCCccaaaaaagagaagaagaagaagaagggacTGAGGACGCCATCTTTCcttaagaaaaagaaggaaaagaagaagtcTGTCGAGGCGTAG
- the LOC124181387 gene encoding protein hu-li tai shao isoform X4, whose amino-acid sequence MADTSQQELSEPHTNGAVDGLTEEEKSKMRPADIDADMREMERRKRVEMMMNSRLFREELERIIETQMKDGGAGPSGLLQQISDMMGAQGARFNSNVFKSSNCVVPINDIRGVESMGYAKGEKLLRCKLAAVFRLLDLYGWTQGVGGHITARLNQDQEHFLVNPYGLLYHEVTASSLVKVDMQGSVVEQGTTNFGVHITGFQLHSTIHAARPDIKCIIHITTPSVIAVSSLKCGLLPLGQESIVIGEVSTHQYIGGVVELEEKEKISRNLGPVNKIMFLTNRGALCCGETVEEAFYNVYNTVLACETQLKLIPVGIDNLTLVSEESRKAIFEASRKPPVPHHASVAEPSPLADKLEKRWRIGGTEFEALMRMLDNAGFRTGYIYRHPLIKGEPPRPRNDVEVPPAVSSLGYLLEEEELYKQGLWKGGRKGTDRSRWLNSPNVYQKVEILETGTPDPKKITKWVDQSAEEWVTDGSPTHSSTPVKIESALQFVPKNTNPKEFKQLQQQIKDYRRADKISAGPQSHILEGVTWDEAKKMQDATISATGEQVVLVGAASKGIIQRGFQHNAMVYKTPYAKNPFDAITDQELDQYKKDVERKQKGDPYDESQSESEALSSFNVSRATHESSTAKSPIQSPVSVTSETEEESRDEPRVLRIETKQVPAPSQPEVVLSDEPTAATVVADSPLVQQAQIQQVEQQSLSIIQQKPPVDATTEFLNEMRRSAVSEPRNDLNRRGENTVNGDHSDAHHSTFSQSSKEGSMSQDVSVSEESPKKEKKKKKGLRTPSFLKKKKEKKKSVEA is encoded by the exons ATGGCGGACACGAGTCAGCAGGAGCTCTCGGAGCCGCACACTAACGGGGCAGTAGATGGCCTCaccgaagaagaaaaaagcaaaatgcGGCCTGCGGATATAGATGCT GATATGCGTGAAATGGAGAGAAGGAAGAGGGTCGAGATGATGATGAACTCTAGACTCTTCCGAGAAGAATTGGAGCGAATTATTGAAACACAGATGAAAGACGGGGGGGCGGGACCTTCCGGACTCCTTCAACAAATATCTGATATGATGGGGGCACAAGGTGCTCGCTTCAACTCAAATGTGTTCAAAA GTTCAAACTGCGTGGTGCCTATAAATGACATTCGAGGAGTCGAGAGTATGGGATATGCTAAAGGTGAAAAACTGCTACGATGCAAGCTAGCTGCTGTGTTCAGATTGCTTGATCTCTACGGATGGACGCAGGGTGTCGGAGGCCACATTACAGCACGTCTGAATCAAGATCAGGAACACTTTTTGGTCAATCCTTATGGTCTTCTCTATCACGAAGTCACTGCGTCTAGTTTGGTCAAAGTAGATATGCAGGGATCTGTCGTTGAGCAGGGAACGACCAACTTTGGTGTACATATTACCGGATTTCAGTTACATTCAACAATACACGCTGCTAGACCCGACATCAAATGCATTATCCACATCACCACTCCGTCCGTTATAGCT GTTTCATCTTTGAAGTGCGGGTTGTTGCCTCTTGGCCAGGAAAGTATAGTAATCGGAGAGGTAAGCACGCACCAATATATCGGTGGCGTCGTCGAGcttgaggaaaaagaaaagatatcAAGAAATTTAGGTCCAGTGAACAAGATAATGTTTTTAACAAATCGCGGGGCATTGTGCTGCGGGGAGACTGTAGAGGAGGCATTTTACAATGTTTACAATACAGTTTTGGCTTGTGAAACGCAACTGAAACTAATACCAGTTGGTATCGACAACCTTACCCTTGTTTCGGAGGAATCAAGAAAGGCCATATTCGAAGCATCCAGAAAGCCCCCTGTTCCACACCATGCCTCAGTTGCCGAACCATCGCCTCTAGCTGACAAACTAGAAAAACGCTGGCGTATTGGTGGAACAGAATTTGAGGCGCTCATGAGAATGCTTGACAACGCC GGTTTTCGCACTGGCTACATTTACAGACATCCATTGATCAAAGGAGAACCCCCAAGACCGCGTAACGACGTTGAGGTACCTCCAGCAGTGTCTTCCTTGGGCTACCTTCTAGAGGAAGAGGAGCTTTACAAACAGGG GCTGTGGAAGGGAGGTCGGAAAGGAACTGACAGATCACGCTGGCTTAACTCACCGAATGTTTATCAAAAGGTTGAAATCTTGGAGACCGGCACCCCAGACCCGAAGAAGATAACTAAG TGGGTGGATCAAAGTGCTGAGGAG TGGGTGACGGATGGCTCGCCAACACATAGCAGTACCCCTGTCAAGATCGAAAGTGCTCTACAATTTGTACCCAAAAATACGAATCCCAAGGAATTCAAGCAGCTTCAACAACAG ATTAAAGATTATCGTCGGGCAGACAAAATATCTGCTGGTCCGCAATCGCACATACTTGAAGGAGTAACTTGGGACGAAGCCAAAAAAATGCAG GATGCTACAATCAGTGCGACTGGCGAACAAGTTGTGTTGGTTGGAGCAGCTAGCAAGGGTATCATTCAGAGAGGATTCCAGCATAATGCAATGGTGTACAAAACTCCGTACGCGAAGAATCCGTTTGATGCTATAACGGACCAAGAACTTGATCAATACAAAAAGGATGTGGAGCGCAAACAGAAGGGAGATCCTT ATGACGAATCGCAATCTGAATCTGAAGCTTTGTCGTCTTTCAATGTAAGCCGTGCCACCCATGAATCCAGCACTGCCAAAAGCCCAATCCAATCACCTGTCTCTGTAACGTCAGAGACAGAAGAGGAAAGCAGAGATG aaCCACGAGTATTACGAATAGAAACGAAGCAAGTACCTGCGCCAAGTCAGCCCGAGGTTGTACTCAGTGATG AACCAACAGCAGCTACCGTTGTCGCGGATTCTCCTTTGGTTCAACAGGCACAAATTCAGCAAGTAGAACAACAATCTCTATCTATTATCCAGCAGAAACCTCCAG TGGACGCAACGACAGAGTTCCTTAACGAGATGCGACGCTCTGCAGTAAGCGAACCACGAAATGATCTCAACAGGCGAG GAGAAAACACAGTGAATGGCGACCATTCCGACGCACATCACAGTACCTTCTCCCAAAGCAGCAAAGAG GGTTCCATGTCGCAGGATGTGAGCGTTAGCGAGGAGTCCCccaaaaaagagaagaagaagaagaagggacTGAGGACGCCATCTTTCcttaagaaaaagaaggaaaagaagaagtcTGTCGAGGCGTAG